The bacterium genome contains the following window.
CCGGGGGGTGTCAACCGGGGGTGGCGCGCACCCGCCCCGGCGTGACGGCGCGGTTGCAAACGGGGGGCGGGATTGGTATAAGCATTCGTTAATGTTCCCTATTCGAAGTTGTGTCCGCGCCGCGGCGGCGCTGGCGGCCGTGTTGGTGCTGTCGGCGGCGGCCACGGCCCGCGCCGGCGGCGTGTACTTCGTCAAGGAGGGGGACACCCTCGCCAGGGTCGGCCGGATCTTCGGCATCGGGGTCGACGAGATCCGCGCGGCCAACCCGCTCGTCGGCGATCGCATCGCGCCGGGCGACCGGCTGCGCATTCCCGACCCGGTCGCCCCCGTCGCCGTGGCGGCCGGCATGCCCGACCAGACCGTGCGCCACGGCGTGGACCAGGAGCGGGTACGCCAGATGGTGTGCCGCGAGGAGACCGTCTACCACGCGGTCGCGAAGGGCGAGACCCTCACGGCGATCGCCCGGCGCTACCACACGTCCATCGGGGAGCTGCGGCAGATCAACGGCCTGCGCTCGCGCTCGCGGCTGGCCGTCGGGCAGCGGCTGGTCGTCCGCCGGTCGGGCCCGCGGACGCACGTCGTGCGCCGCGGCGAGACGCTGACCCGCGTCGCCGCGCTCCGGCACGTCCCCGTCGCCGACCTGCGCCGCCTCAACGGCCTGGAGGACGACGACCTGGCAGCCGGGCAGCGGCTCATCCTCGAGCCGTGCGACCGCCTCGCCGCGGCCGGCAGCGAGCCTCCCCCTCTCGGCGGGCCGGCGTCGGACGAGGAGTTCCGCGAGGCCGTCGCCGCGGCCGCGGCGCTGGCATCGCGCGAGGCCCAGGGCCTCGTCAACGCGGCGCCGGCGGCGGTGCCCGCCTCCGACCCCGCGGCGGCGCCCCCCGGCATCGCGCAGCGGGTGATCGGCATGGCGAAGACCATGCTGAACATCCCCTATCGCTTCGGCGGGACGACGCTGCGCGGCATCGACTGCTCGGCGTATGTCCAGATGGTCTTCGGCCTCATCGACCTGCAGCTGCCCCGCACGGCGCGCGAGCAGTTCGCCCTCGGCGCCCGCGTCGAGCGCGCGGCGCTCGCCGTCGGCGATCTGGTCTTCTTCCGCACCTACGCCAGGTTCCCCTCGCACGTCGGCATCTACCTGGGCGACGACCTCTTCATCCATGCCTCCTCGGTCGGCCGCAAGGTGACGATCGACAGCCTCGACCAGGGATACTATCGCAAGCGCTTCCTCGGCGGGCGCCGTGTCATCGACGACGACGGCCCCGCGCTGGCCGCCGCCCCCTGACGCTTTCCGCGCGTCGGCGGCAGGACGGCATTCTCCCGATGGGCACGGTGGGCGCGGCTGACGCCTCCGGCTGGACCTACCAGGGGCTGACGCGCCGCTTCGGCGACGACCTCGCGGCGATCGAGCGGGCGATCGCGGGGAACCTCGGCTCGGACAACGAGCTGCTCCGGACGATGGCAGCCCACGTGGCCCTCAGCGGCGGCAAGCGCCTGCGGCCGCTGCTCGTCGTCCTCACCGCGCGGCTCAGCGGGTACGACGGCGAGGGCCACGTCCCGCTCGGCAACGCCGTCGAGTACCTCCACGCGGCCACCCTGCTGCACGACGACGTCCTCGACCAGGCCGAGGTGCGCCGCGGCGCCCCCTCGGCCAACGCCGTCTGGGGGAACCACCTGGCCGTGCTCGGCGGCGACTTCCTCTACACCACCGCCTTCGACCTGCTCCTGGCGGGGGCCCCGCGCGAGGTGATCCGGATGCTCTGCCGCTGCTCGCTCGACATGGTCGAGGGCGAGGTCCTCCAGCGCCGCTGGCGCAACCGCGCCGACATCGACGAGGCGACCTACGTCGCGATCGTCGCGCGCAAGACCGCCAGCCTCATCGCCGGCTGCTGCCGCTCGGGGGCCCTCCTCGCGCGCGCCGAGGCCCCCGCCGTCGAGGCGCTCGGGCGGTTCGGCACCGCGCTCGGGACCGCCTTCCAGGTCATCGACGACACGCTCGATTACCTGGCGGACCCCGCCCGGCTCGGCAAGGCGCTCGGCGGGGACCTGCGCCAGGGGACGGTGACGCTGCCGCTGATCCACCTGCTGCGCCGCGAGGGCATCCCGCGCGAGCAGGAGCGCGTCCGCGACGTCATCGGCCGCGGCGAGGCCACCGACGCGGAGGTCGCCTGGATCGCGGGCCTGCTGCGCGAGCACCGGTGCGGCGAGAGCGCGATCGCCCGCGCCCGGACGTTCGCGGCGGAGGCGCGCGCGGCGCTCGACCCGCTCGCCGGCACCGAGCTGCGCGAGGCGCTGCTCGCCGCCGCCGACTTCGTCATCGCCCGCGATTACTAGGTCGCCCGGGCCGCTGAGGAGGCCCTGACGCGCCCTGGCGTCGTTGTTCCTTGCCTCGCTTGTGCGGCGGGCACC
Protein-coding sequences here:
- a CDS encoding polyprenyl synthetase family protein, which produces MGAADASGWTYQGLTRRFGDDLAAIERAIAGNLGSDNELLRTMAAHVALSGGKRLRPLLVVLTARLSGYDGEGHVPLGNAVEYLHAATLLHDDVLDQAEVRRGAPSANAVWGNHLAVLGGDFLYTTAFDLLLAGAPREVIRMLCRCSLDMVEGEVLQRRWRNRADIDEATYVAIVARKTASLIAGCCRSGALLARAEAPAVEALGRFGTALGTAFQVIDDTLDYLADPARLGKALGGDLRQGTVTLPLIHLLRREGIPREQERVRDVIGRGEATDAEVAWIAGLLREHRCGESAIARARTFAAEARAALDPLAGTELREALLAAADFVIARDY
- a CDS encoding LysM peptidoglycan-binding domain-containing protein is translated as MFPIRSCVRAAAALAAVLVLSAAATARAGGVYFVKEGDTLARVGRIFGIGVDEIRAANPLVGDRIAPGDRLRIPDPVAPVAVAAGMPDQTVRHGVDQERVRQMVCREETVYHAVAKGETLTAIARRYHTSIGELRQINGLRSRSRLAVGQRLVVRRSGPRTHVVRRGETLTRVAALRHVPVADLRRLNGLEDDDLAAGQRLILEPCDRLAAAGSEPPPLGGPASDEEFREAVAAAAALASREAQGLVNAAPAAVPASDPAAAPPGIAQRVIGMAKTMLNIPYRFGGTTLRGIDCSAYVQMVFGLIDLQLPRTAREQFALGARVERAALAVGDLVFFRTYARFPSHVGIYLGDDLFIHASSVGRKVTIDSLDQGYYRKRFLGGRRVIDDDGPALAAAP